From one Nonomuraea polychroma genomic stretch:
- a CDS encoding M64 family metallopeptidase → MRRFAVLITAAAVLSVSSVPLSDAAAAAATATVAAEPGAATVVPVQVTGPPAKRFNLILMGDGYTEAEQAEFQADADRHLNVMWSIEPFKSYRNYINVYRIDIVSGESGISCDPGLDAPRRTTPLSMGFWGRCNPSSVQRLITMDNAAATRYANLVTGTAPANRQILALANSATYGGAGGTYATASGSNSMSALISPHELGHSLGGLQDEYDYYQRGVPGGAYTGPEPSSAHHTLLTEQQLRDQQKKWWRWLGEPSESGGPIGRYEGGLYYTTGVWRPSAHSMMKTLGYYFDQVSREIMTQRITAKTTLIQDSAPVDAPVGADRVLWVEPMRPVSHSLTTTWTVDGRDLPDDRDTLDLRTLNLAPGTHTVTATVSDPTEFVRDPAIRQSMTRSRTWTVDTALTTPPDGAEPAVVSSTPTDRPLGRADVVYVETTHPAGAVPEITWTLDGKQVKGGTDLDLGELDLGPGTHTLTAALGARTLTWSVDAERPRTAYELAQPLARSGDTYVYNGPFSMRLTGTDDRDGYVVSESRVDGDGWFNYFGWPTSSELPWTFSEQGTVIDSLVYGKLPRGRHTIEYRSIDAAGNYGKAKSFTVTTIAPPPACTRTVTGEHRGALVVADGVTCLDHAQVTGPVTVKPGASLVVTGGRVTGALAASKPAAVHLLEARVEGALTVSGAAELIVVGADLRGAALLTGNTAPILSGASVKGALACMGNTSAPADLGVPNELAGAGAGQCAKLTQGAEGGAYEAIQHVGQ, encoded by the coding sequence ATGCGCAGATTCGCGGTCCTGATCACGGCCGCCGCCGTCCTGTCCGTGTCGTCCGTCCCGTTATCCGACGCCGCCGCCGCCGCCGCCACCGCCACCGTCGCCGCGGAGCCCGGCGCGGCCACCGTGGTGCCCGTGCAGGTCACCGGCCCGCCGGCCAAGCGGTTCAACCTGATCCTCATGGGCGACGGCTACACCGAGGCCGAACAGGCCGAGTTCCAGGCCGACGCCGACCGGCACCTCAACGTGATGTGGTCGATCGAGCCGTTCAAGTCGTACCGGAACTACATCAACGTCTACCGGATCGACATCGTCTCCGGAGAGTCCGGCATCAGCTGCGACCCCGGCCTGGACGCGCCCAGGCGGACGACGCCGCTGAGCATGGGCTTCTGGGGCCGCTGCAACCCCAGCAGCGTCCAGCGCCTCATCACCATGGACAACGCCGCCGCCACCCGGTACGCCAACCTGGTGACCGGCACCGCGCCCGCCAACCGGCAGATCCTCGCGCTGGCCAACAGCGCCACCTACGGCGGCGCCGGCGGCACGTACGCCACCGCCTCCGGCAGCAACAGCATGTCCGCCCTGATCAGCCCGCACGAGCTGGGCCATTCCCTGGGCGGCCTGCAGGACGAGTACGACTACTACCAGCGCGGCGTCCCCGGCGGCGCCTACACCGGCCCGGAGCCGTCGAGCGCCCACCACACCCTGCTGACCGAGCAGCAGCTGCGCGACCAGCAGAAGAAGTGGTGGCGCTGGCTGGGCGAGCCGAGCGAGTCCGGCGGCCCGATCGGCCGCTACGAGGGCGGCCTCTACTACACGACCGGCGTGTGGCGGCCGAGCGCGCACTCGATGATGAAGACGCTCGGCTACTACTTCGACCAGGTCAGCCGCGAGATCATGACGCAGCGCATCACCGCCAAGACCACGCTGATCCAGGACTCCGCGCCCGTGGACGCGCCCGTCGGCGCCGACCGGGTGTTGTGGGTGGAGCCGATGCGTCCCGTGAGCCACTCGCTGACGACGACGTGGACCGTGGACGGCCGGGACCTGCCGGACGACCGGGACACGCTCGACCTGCGCACGCTGAACCTGGCGCCGGGCACGCACACGGTCACGGCCACCGTCTCCGACCCGACCGAGTTCGTCAGGGACCCGGCGATCAGGCAGTCCATGACCAGATCCCGCACCTGGACGGTGGACACCGCGCTGACCACGCCGCCGGACGGCGCCGAGCCCGCCGTCGTCTCCTCGACGCCGACGGACCGGCCGCTCGGCCGCGCCGACGTCGTGTACGTCGAGACCACCCACCCGGCCGGCGCCGTCCCCGAGATCACCTGGACGCTCGACGGGAAACAGGTCAAGGGCGGCACCGACCTCGACCTGGGCGAGCTCGATCTCGGCCCGGGAACGCACACGCTGACCGCGGCGCTCGGCGCCCGCACGCTCACGTGGTCGGTCGACGCCGAGCGGCCGCGTACGGCGTACGAGCTGGCGCAGCCGCTGGCCCGGTCGGGTGACACCTACGTCTACAACGGCCCGTTCTCGATGCGGCTCACCGGGACCGACGACCGCGACGGGTACGTGGTCTCGGAGTCCCGGGTGGACGGCGACGGCTGGTTCAACTACTTCGGCTGGCCCACGTCCTCCGAGCTGCCGTGGACGTTCTCCGAGCAGGGCACGGTCATCGACTCGCTCGTGTACGGCAAGCTGCCGCGCGGCCGCCACACGATCGAATACCGCTCGATCGACGCCGCCGGCAACTACGGCAAGGCCAAGAGCTTCACCGTCACCACGATCGCGCCGCCGCCCGCCTGCACCCGAACGGTCACCGGCGAGCACCGGGGCGCGCTCGTCGTCGCCGACGGCGTCACCTGCCTCGACCACGCGCAGGTGACCGGTCCTGTCACGGTCAAGCCCGGCGCCTCGCTGGTGGTCACCGGCGGCCGCGTCACGGGCGCGCTGGCCGCGTCGAAGCCGGCCGCCGTCCACCTGCTCGAAGCCCGCGTCGAGGGCGCCCTGACCGTCAGCGGCGCGGCCGAGCTGATCGTCGTGGGCGCCGATCTGCGCGGCGCCGCGCTGCTGACCGGCAACACGGCGCCGATCCTGTCCGGCGCCTCCGTCAAGGGAGCCCTCGCCTGCATGGGCAACACATCCGCGCCGGCGGACCTCGGCGTGCCGAACGAGCTGGCCGGCGCGGGCGCCGGCCAGTGCGCGAAGCTAACCCAGGGCGCCGAGGGAGGAGCGTACGAGGCGATCCAGCATGTCGGTCAGTGA
- a CDS encoding phosphotransferase family protein → MDSRTKRQLSAAELDALARRALGTGVASSTELTDGYANAVWRLALEDGRDVVLKLSPHPDLDQLSYERNLLRTEAAAIELAIGAGVPVAPLVHAGYDDPVLGGDYLMLAALDGVSWNDVKPDGEDALRRELGRHLARLNAVTGEVFGYPYAGIVGTTWREAFLAMVAALIADTERYPTPLPRPAEEIMAVFENASPALDEVTTPHLVHFDVWVGNVFLDLRGTPRIQAIIDHERAFWGDPIAEFVTPTIFGELREDDPLLAGYREVTPLELTPAALTRLDLYRAYLSLILLVENGPRQYPEDEYARLRDGATRSLTDMLDRLVRSSLGALG, encoded by the coding sequence GTGGACAGCAGGACCAAGCGCCAACTATCCGCCGCCGAGCTCGACGCGCTCGCCCGCCGGGCGCTGGGCACGGGCGTGGCGTCTTCGACCGAGCTGACCGACGGCTACGCCAACGCCGTCTGGCGGCTCGCGCTCGAGGACGGCCGCGACGTGGTGCTGAAGTTGTCGCCGCACCCCGACCTGGACCAGCTCAGCTACGAGCGCAACCTGCTGCGCACGGAGGCCGCCGCCATCGAGCTCGCGATCGGGGCGGGGGTCCCGGTCGCGCCGCTGGTGCACGCCGGCTACGACGACCCGGTGCTGGGTGGCGACTACCTCATGCTGGCCGCGCTGGACGGCGTGTCGTGGAACGACGTCAAGCCGGACGGCGAGGACGCGCTGCGCCGGGAGCTGGGCCGGCATCTGGCCAGGCTCAACGCGGTGACGGGCGAGGTGTTCGGCTATCCGTACGCCGGGATCGTGGGGACGACGTGGCGCGAGGCGTTCCTGGCGATGGTGGCGGCGCTGATCGCTGACACCGAGCGTTATCCGACGCCGCTGCCCCGGCCGGCCGAGGAGATCATGGCCGTGTTCGAGAACGCCTCGCCCGCGCTCGACGAGGTGACGACGCCGCACCTGGTCCACTTCGACGTGTGGGTGGGCAACGTCTTCCTGGACCTGCGCGGCACGCCGCGGATCCAGGCCATCATCGACCACGAGCGGGCGTTCTGGGGCGACCCGATCGCCGAGTTCGTCACACCGACGATCTTCGGCGAGCTGCGCGAGGACGACCCGCTGCTCGCGGGCTACCGGGAGGTGACGCCGCTGGAGCTGACTCCGGCGGCGCTCACCCGGCTCGACCTCTACCGGGCCTACCTCTCCTTGATCCTGCTGGTGGAGAACGGTCCCCGGCAATACCCGGAGGACGAGTACGCCAGGCTCCGCGACGGCGCGACGCGGTCACTGACCGACATGCTGGATCGCCTCGTACGCTCCTCCCTCGGCGCCCTGGGTTAG
- a CDS encoding LacI family DNA-binding transcriptional regulator, producing the protein MNRPTLEAVAARAGVGRGTVSRVINGSPNVSAKAREAVELAIRELGYVPNRAARALVTRRTDTVALVVSESQLRVFDEPYFAGTIRGIGSALAETGLQLILAMARTPEEHERLETYLTGQHVDGVLLLSLHGADPLPGRLEAMGVPTVLGGLPVGLNPYSYVDMDNRAGARQAVKHLLGLGRRRIATIAGAQDMGVGVDRLAGYRDALLPSGLPELVAYGDFSEQSGAAAMAELLDRHPDLDAVFAASDPMALGAMRVLKAAGRAIPEDVAVIGFDDSKAALSADPPLTTVHQPTEAMGRQMAKLLVARINGEVLRQPVVILDTHLVRRESA; encoded by the coding sequence ATGAACCGACCGACTCTTGAGGCTGTCGCGGCTCGGGCCGGGGTAGGCCGGGGCACGGTGTCGAGAGTCATCAACGGCTCGCCGAACGTCAGCGCCAAGGCCCGCGAGGCCGTTGAGCTGGCCATTCGCGAGCTGGGCTACGTGCCCAACCGTGCCGCGCGTGCCTTGGTGACGCGCCGTACGGACACGGTGGCGCTGGTGGTGTCCGAGTCGCAGCTGCGGGTGTTCGACGAGCCTTACTTCGCCGGCACCATCCGCGGCATCGGCTCGGCGCTGGCCGAGACCGGGCTCCAGCTCATCCTGGCCATGGCGCGCACCCCCGAGGAGCACGAGCGCCTGGAGACCTACCTGACGGGGCAGCACGTCGACGGCGTGCTGCTGCTGTCGCTGCACGGCGCCGACCCGCTCCCGGGCCGGCTGGAGGCGATGGGGGTGCCGACCGTACTGGGCGGCCTCCCCGTCGGCCTCAACCCATACAGCTACGTGGACATGGACAACAGGGCAGGGGCCCGGCAGGCGGTCAAGCACCTGCTGGGCCTCGGCCGCCGCCGGATCGCCACGATCGCCGGCGCCCAGGACATGGGCGTGGGTGTGGACCGTCTGGCCGGCTACCGTGACGCGTTGCTGCCCTCGGGCCTGCCGGAGCTGGTGGCCTACGGCGACTTCTCCGAGCAGAGCGGCGCGGCCGCGATGGCCGAGCTGCTGGATCGCCATCCCGACCTCGACGCGGTGTTCGCGGCCTCCGACCCGATGGCGCTGGGCGCGATGCGGGTGCTCAAGGCCGCCGGCCGGGCGATCCCGGAGGACGTGGCGGTGATAGGATTTGACGACTCCAAGGCCGCGCTGAGCGCCGACCCGCCGCTGACCACCGTCCACCAGCCGACCGAGGCCATGGGCCGGCAGATGGCCAAGCTGCTCGTCGCCCGCATCAACGGCGAGGTGCTGCGCCAGCCCGTCGTGATCCTGGACACCCATCTCGTACGCCGCGAATCCGCCTGA
- a CDS encoding GH1 family beta-glucosidase: MTTQEEQTRAGLRFPAGFTLGAATSAYQIEGAVDEDGRGTSIWDTFAKTPGRVLNGHNADVAIDHYHRYRDDVALMADLGLTAYRFSVSWPRIQPTGSGKVNQKGLDFYKRLTDELRGHGIDPWLTLYHWDLPQELEDKGGWPNRDVAYCFADYAATVHEALKDHVHTFSTVNEPWCAAFLGYASGEHAPGRREPQNAIRGAHHLNLAHGLAVQAMGARRVGGCVNLYAVDPATDSVEDLDAARRIDGLQNRFFLDALLLGRYPEDVLDDLPVEIDFIQPGDMKTINAPIDLLLVNYYSRFTVSGAPGGKQSASAAPTDTGSPWVGSEHVSFVSAGHPVTAMGWEIDESGLVEVLTRVAREYPAIPMVVSENGAAFDDELVDGRIHDRERQGYVEAHLGACKEAIDRGVPLEGYFAWSLMDNFEWAWGYGKRFGLVHVDFETQERRLKDSALWYSEIIRQNSQHEPTDS; encoded by the coding sequence GTGACGACACAAGAGGAACAGACGCGTGCCGGGCTGCGCTTTCCCGCGGGCTTCACGCTGGGCGCGGCGACCTCGGCGTACCAGATCGAAGGTGCCGTCGACGAGGACGGGCGCGGCACCTCCATCTGGGACACGTTCGCCAAGACACCGGGCCGGGTGCTGAACGGGCACAACGCGGACGTGGCCATCGACCACTACCACCGCTATCGGGACGACGTCGCCCTCATGGCGGACCTGGGCCTGACGGCCTACCGGTTCTCGGTCTCCTGGCCCCGCATCCAGCCGACCGGCTCGGGCAAGGTCAATCAGAAGGGGCTGGACTTCTACAAGCGGCTCACCGACGAGCTGCGGGGGCACGGCATCGACCCGTGGCTGACCCTCTACCACTGGGACCTGCCGCAGGAGCTGGAGGACAAGGGCGGCTGGCCCAACCGCGACGTCGCGTACTGCTTCGCCGACTACGCGGCGACGGTGCACGAGGCGCTGAAGGATCACGTGCACACCTTCAGCACCGTCAACGAGCCATGGTGCGCCGCGTTCCTCGGCTACGCCTCGGGCGAGCACGCCCCTGGCCGGCGTGAGCCGCAGAACGCGATCAGGGGCGCGCACCACCTCAACTTGGCGCACGGGCTGGCGGTGCAGGCGATGGGCGCCCGGCGGGTGGGCGGCTGCGTCAACCTGTACGCGGTCGACCCGGCGACCGACAGCGTGGAGGACCTGGACGCGGCGCGGCGCATCGACGGGCTGCAGAACCGGTTCTTCCTGGACGCGCTGCTGCTGGGCCGCTATCCGGAGGACGTGCTGGACGACCTGCCGGTCGAGATCGACTTCATTCAGCCGGGCGACATGAAGACCATCAACGCGCCCATCGACCTGCTGCTCGTCAACTACTACAGCCGCTTCACGGTCTCGGGAGCACCAGGCGGCAAGCAGTCGGCGTCGGCCGCTCCCACGGACACGGGTTCGCCGTGGGTGGGCAGCGAGCACGTGTCGTTCGTCAGCGCCGGTCATCCGGTGACGGCGATGGGCTGGGAGATCGACGAGAGCGGCCTCGTGGAGGTCCTCACGCGGGTGGCACGGGAGTACCCGGCGATCCCGATGGTGGTCTCCGAGAACGGCGCCGCCTTCGACGACGAGCTGGTGGACGGCCGGATCCACGACCGTGAGCGGCAGGGGTACGTGGAGGCGCACCTTGGCGCGTGCAAGGAAGCCATCGACCGGGGTGTGCCCCTGGAGGGCTATTTCGCCTGGTCGCTGATGGACAATTTCGAGTGGGCGTGGGGCTACGGCAAGCGGTTCGGCCTGGTCCATGTGGACTTCGAGACCCAGGAGAGGCGGCTGAAGGACAGCGCGCTCTGGTACTCGGAGATCATCCGGCAGAATAGTCAGCATGAACCGACCGACTCTTGA
- a CDS encoding carbohydrate ABC transporter permease, producing MNNWSPTILTRVMLGVAVFLSAFPLYWMLVIASRTNADAVAMPPPLLPGGNLGENILAVINHEDAKFLLGLTNSFIVATTVTVSVVIISTLAGFSFANLNFKGRNLLLVLVLLTMAVPLQQMGVVPLYRLMVSLEWTGTLKAVILPYLLNGFGVFLMTQYTRQAVPMELVEAARVDGAATLRIWWNVVLPAVRPGMAVLGINTFMLMWNDFMWPLIVLNADNPTVQIAITNLNARFSTNYTLIFAGTALSIIPLVAVFVVFGRQIVGGLMEGAVKA from the coding sequence ATGAACAACTGGTCTCCGACCATTCTCACCAGGGTCATGCTGGGGGTGGCCGTCTTCCTGTCGGCGTTCCCGCTGTACTGGATGCTGGTGATCGCGTCGCGGACGAACGCCGACGCGGTGGCGATGCCGCCGCCGCTGCTGCCGGGCGGGAACCTCGGCGAGAACATCCTCGCGGTGATCAACCACGAGGACGCCAAGTTCCTGCTGGGCCTGACGAACTCGTTCATCGTCGCCACCACGGTCACCGTCTCGGTCGTCATCATCTCGACGCTGGCCGGCTTCTCCTTCGCCAACCTGAACTTCAAGGGCAGGAACCTGCTGCTGGTGCTGGTGCTGCTGACGATGGCGGTGCCGCTGCAGCAGATGGGCGTGGTGCCGCTCTACCGGCTCATGGTGAGCCTGGAGTGGACGGGCACGCTCAAGGCGGTCATCCTGCCGTACCTGCTCAACGGGTTCGGCGTGTTCCTGATGACGCAGTACACCCGGCAGGCCGTGCCGATGGAGCTGGTCGAGGCGGCCAGGGTGGACGGCGCCGCCACGCTGCGGATCTGGTGGAACGTCGTGCTGCCCGCCGTGCGTCCGGGCATGGCGGTGCTGGGCATCAACACGTTCATGCTCATGTGGAACGACTTCATGTGGCCGCTGATCGTGCTGAACGCGGACAACCCGACGGTGCAGATCGCGATCACGAATCTCAACGCGAGGTTCTCCACGAACTACACGTTGATCTTCGCGGGCACGGCGCTGTCCATCATTCCGCTCGTCGCGGTATTCGTCGTATTCGGCCGTCAGATCGTCGGCGGACTCATGGAAGGTGCGGTCAAAGCGTGA
- a CDS encoding carbohydrate ABC transporter permease yields the protein MSLDTLPRATRSSHRRGRPPGRRWRSRLDVKAMPYALVSPYFILFAAFGLFPLAFTLYYSLYDYDLAGTTEWAGLDNYTALLGDEDFWRAVINTIGMFVIATVPQMLLALFLANALNKRFKLRLAIRMSVLLPLVTSVVAVAVVFTQLFARDWGLVNWILSWFGMDALNWRAERIPSWIAIATMVDWRWTGYNAIIFLAGMQTIPRDLYEAAAIDGASRRRQFWQITLPMLRPTMIFVVLNSTIGGLTLFSEPTTFYNGNVDGGSQGQFQTVAMFIVKEGFREFDYGYAAAAAWLLFLLILIGAAINFLFVRRIGGTR from the coding sequence ATGAGCCTCGACACCCTTCCGCGGGCGACGCGGAGCTCCCACCGCCGTGGGCGCCCGCCCGGCCGCCGCTGGCGTTCCCGGCTGGACGTCAAGGCGATGCCGTACGCCCTGGTGTCCCCCTACTTCATCCTGTTCGCCGCCTTCGGGCTCTTCCCGTTGGCCTTCACGCTGTACTACTCGCTCTACGACTACGACCTGGCCGGGACCACGGAGTGGGCCGGGCTGGACAACTACACCGCGCTGCTGGGCGACGAGGACTTCTGGCGTGCCGTCATCAACACGATCGGCATGTTCGTCATCGCCACCGTCCCGCAGATGTTGCTGGCGCTGTTTCTCGCCAACGCGCTCAACAAACGTTTCAAGCTGCGCCTCGCGATCCGCATGAGCGTGCTGCTCCCGTTGGTGACGTCGGTGGTCGCGGTTGCGGTGGTGTTCACGCAGCTGTTCGCCCGGGACTGGGGCCTGGTCAACTGGATCCTCAGTTGGTTCGGCATGGACGCGCTGAACTGGCGGGCCGAGCGCATCCCGTCGTGGATCGCCATCGCCACCATGGTCGACTGGCGCTGGACCGGCTACAACGCGATCATTTTCCTGGCCGGCATGCAGACGATCCCGCGTGACCTGTACGAGGCCGCCGCCATCGACGGCGCGTCCCGGCGCCGGCAGTTCTGGCAGATCACGCTGCCGATGCTGCGCCCCACCATGATCTTCGTGGTGCTCAACTCCACGATCGGCGGGCTGACGCTGTTCTCCGAGCCGACCACGTTCTACAACGGCAATGTCGACGGCGGGTCGCAGGGCCAGTTCCAGACGGTGGCCATGTTCATCGTCAAGGAGGGCTTCCGCGAGTTCGACTACGGCTACGCGGCCGCGGCCGCCTGGCTGCTGTTCCTTCTCATTCTCATCGGAGCGGCGATCAACTTCCTGTTCGTGCGCAGGATCGGGGGCACGAGATGA
- a CDS encoding extracellular solute-binding protein has protein sequence MMISKRRGGLAAASVLAAAALTVASCSSGGTSQSSAPASSAPAEPVTIRVQTFGGGTNFGYEKAVAKWNAEHKDIQIKHENLTDQFEQVYWPQMIQWLTSGNGAGDVVGIDEGGMGLAKAHPEWWADLKEHGLESRKADFPAWKWETGVASDGKVFGLGTDIGGMSICYRTDLFKKAGLPTERDKVSALWPTWDAFMKVGQDFQGKVKDTKWADGTNTLYQVVLYQEAAKNGNVAYFDQQNNLIVDKNPAVKTAFDFAQKMTQQGLTAKLRNFTPEWAAGTQKGAFATLGCPSWMLGVVSGNAGESGSGKWDVASVPGGGGNWGGSWLAVPKQSKHPKEAAMVADYLTQAQTQASIFADFGNMPSNTKAQQEPAVQGAKNEFFNDAPIGEIFAKSASSLQPVFLGVKHAQVKNAIESVIQGMDDGSVAHDKAWQQLVDDAVKAAG, from the coding sequence ATGATGATCAGCAAGCGGCGCGGCGGTCTTGCCGCGGCCTCGGTGCTCGCCGCGGCGGCGCTGACCGTCGCGTCCTGCAGCTCCGGCGGCACCTCGCAGTCCAGCGCTCCCGCTTCCTCCGCCCCTGCCGAGCCGGTCACGATCCGCGTGCAGACCTTCGGCGGCGGCACCAACTTCGGCTACGAGAAAGCCGTCGCCAAGTGGAACGCCGAGCACAAGGACATCCAGATCAAGCACGAGAACCTGACCGACCAGTTCGAGCAGGTGTACTGGCCACAGATGATCCAGTGGCTCACGTCCGGCAACGGCGCGGGCGACGTGGTCGGCATCGACGAGGGCGGCATGGGCCTGGCCAAGGCGCACCCCGAATGGTGGGCCGACCTGAAGGAGCACGGCCTGGAATCCCGCAAGGCGGACTTCCCCGCCTGGAAGTGGGAGACCGGCGTCGCCTCCGACGGCAAGGTCTTCGGCCTGGGCACCGACATCGGCGGCATGAGCATCTGCTACCGCACCGACCTGTTCAAGAAGGCCGGCCTGCCCACGGAACGGGACAAGGTCAGCGCCCTGTGGCCGACGTGGGACGCCTTCATGAAGGTCGGCCAGGACTTCCAGGGCAAGGTCAAGGACACCAAGTGGGCTGACGGCACCAACACGCTGTACCAGGTGGTGCTGTACCAGGAGGCGGCCAAGAACGGCAACGTCGCCTACTTCGACCAGCAGAACAACCTCATCGTCGACAAGAACCCGGCGGTGAAGACGGCGTTCGACTTCGCCCAGAAGATGACCCAACAGGGCCTGACCGCCAAGCTGCGCAACTTCACCCCCGAGTGGGCGGCGGGCACCCAGAAGGGCGCGTTCGCCACGCTCGGCTGCCCGTCCTGGATGCTCGGCGTGGTCAGCGGCAACGCCGGCGAGAGCGGGTCGGGCAAGTGGGACGTGGCCTCGGTCCCGGGCGGCGGCGGCAACTGGGGCGGCTCCTGGCTGGCCGTGCCCAAGCAGTCCAAGCACCCGAAGGAAGCGGCCATGGTCGCCGACTACCTGACGCAGGCGCAGACCCAGGCGAGCATCTTCGCCGACTTCGGCAACATGCCGAGCAACACCAAGGCCCAGCAGGAGCCGGCCGTGCAGGGCGCGAAGAACGAGTTCTTCAACGACGCCCCCATCGGTGAGATCTTCGCCAAGTCCGCCTCGAGCCTTCAGCCGGTCTTCCTCGGCGTGAAGCACGCGCAGGTGAAGAACGCCATCGAGTCGGTCATCCAGGGCATGGACGACGGCTCCGTCGCCCACGACAAGGCCTGGCAGCAGCTGGTCGACGACGCGGTCAAGGCCGCGGGCTGA
- a CDS encoding MerR family transcriptional regulator yields the protein MRIGELEHRTGVNRRLLRYYEEQGLLRPERKPSGYRDYAESDVATVRHIRNLLAAGLSTITIADLLPCMGKDGDALIADCPELLLDLHRERARIQAAIHELETARTTLDAVIATAPPEAEQAARALLTPAS from the coding sequence ATGCGCATCGGGGAACTCGAACACCGCACCGGGGTCAACCGGCGCCTCCTGCGCTACTACGAGGAGCAGGGCCTCCTCCGCCCCGAGCGCAAACCCAGCGGCTACCGGGACTACGCCGAATCGGACGTGGCAACCGTCCGCCACATCCGCAACCTGCTCGCCGCCGGACTGTCCACGATCACCATCGCCGACCTGCTGCCCTGCATGGGCAAGGACGGCGACGCTCTCATCGCCGACTGTCCCGAACTCCTGCTCGACCTCCACCGCGAACGCGCCCGTATCCAGGCCGCCATCCACGAACTGGAGACCGCCCGCACCACCCTGGACGCGGTCATCGCCACCGCACCCCCCGAGGCCGAGCAGGCCGCCCGCGCCTTGCTCACCCCAGCGTCCTGA
- a CDS encoding MFS transporter yields MTSPSQREVASRRPNVAGARQWAGLAMLALPTLLLAMDVTVLYLAVPHLVADLQPSSEQMLWITDVYGFMIAGFLVTMGTLGDRIGRRRLLMWGAGAFGMASVAAAYAPSAEALIAARALLGIAGATLMPSTLALISNMFRDARQRGTAIGIWAASMSGGVALGPVVGGALLESFGWGAAFLIAVPVMALLLVGGPLMIPEYRDTTAGRPDPVSVALSLVAMLTIVYGVKLLSHGGDPVLSGGIVLAGLAAGAVFWRRQRGLADPVLDVTLFRNRALAGALLVLLLGLAATAGTYLFVTRFLQGVEGLSPLAAGLWLVPSSVAMILTSLAAPILVRRLPERVVVAGSLAVSAAGFLLLVLLGQAAGLPLLIAGIVVVYVGQGPIMALGTDLVVGSAPPEKAGSAAAMSETSTELGLALGVAVLGSVGAAVYRQAVPTALPAGLPSEATSAARDSIEAAVTAVAHLPPAQAEAVLAPAREAFTAGLNLVAGIGAVATLALAVLALAALRRQPPAAEPAPAETAEVLGQA; encoded by the coding sequence ATGACATCACCATCTCAACGAGAAGTCGCAAGTCGGCGACCGAATGTCGCTGGGGCGCGCCAGTGGGCCGGGCTCGCGATGCTGGCCCTGCCCACCTTGCTGTTGGCCATGGACGTCACAGTGCTCTACCTCGCAGTGCCACATCTCGTGGCGGATCTGCAGCCCAGCAGCGAGCAGATGTTGTGGATCACCGACGTCTACGGGTTCATGATCGCCGGATTCCTCGTGACGATGGGGACGCTGGGCGACCGGATCGGGCGACGCAGGTTGCTGATGTGGGGAGCGGGGGCGTTTGGCATGGCATCGGTGGCTGCTGCGTACGCCCCCAGCGCGGAGGCGTTGATCGCCGCCCGGGCGCTGCTCGGGATTGCGGGGGCGACGCTGATGCCCTCCACGCTGGCGCTGATCAGCAACATGTTCCGGGACGCACGCCAGCGGGGGACCGCCATCGGCATCTGGGCGGCGAGCATGTCCGGCGGAGTCGCCCTGGGGCCGGTGGTCGGCGGGGCGCTGCTGGAATCGTTCGGATGGGGGGCGGCGTTCCTGATCGCCGTGCCGGTGATGGCGCTGCTGCTGGTGGGCGGGCCGCTAATGATCCCGGAGTACCGCGACACCACCGCAGGGCGGCCCGACCCGGTCAGCGTCGCGCTTTCCCTGGTCGCCATGCTGACGATCGTGTACGGCGTCAAGCTGCTGTCCCACGGGGGCGACCCGGTCCTGAGCGGCGGGATCGTTCTGGCCGGTCTGGCCGCCGGAGCGGTGTTCTGGCGGCGGCAGCGCGGGCTCGCCGACCCGGTGCTCGACGTGACGCTCTTCCGGAATCGCGCCCTCGCCGGCGCCCTGCTCGTCCTGCTCCTGGGCTTGGCCGCCACCGCTGGCACCTACCTGTTCGTCACGCGGTTCCTCCAGGGAGTCGAGGGCTTGTCCCCGCTTGCGGCGGGCCTGTGGCTGGTGCCCTCGTCGGTTGCCATGATCCTCACCTCCCTGGCTGCCCCCATCCTGGTACGGCGACTGCCCGAGCGGGTCGTGGTCGCCGGGTCCCTGGCGGTATCGGCGGCCGGCTTCCTCCTGCTGGTCCTGCTCGGCCAGGCAGCCGGGCTCCCCCTCCTGATCGCCGGCATCGTCGTCGTCTACGTCGGCCAGGGCCCGATCATGGCGCTGGGCACCGACCTCGTTGTCGGCTCCGCCCCGCCCGAGAAGGCCGGATCCGCTGCGGCCATGTCCGAAACGAGCACCGAACTCGGCCTGGCCCTGGGTGTGGCCGTCCTGGGCAGCGTCGGAGCCGCCGTCTACCGTCAGGCCGTGCCCACCGCGCTTCCCGCCGGCCTCCCGTCGGAGGCGACCTCCGCCGCCCGCGACTCGATCGAGGCCGCGGTCACCGCCGTCGCACACCTCCCGCCCGCCCAGGCGGAAGCCGTACTCGCACCCGCCCGGGAGGCGTTCACTGCAGGCCTCAACCTCGTCGCCGGGATCGGCGCAGTCGCCACCCTGGCCCTGGCCGTGCTCGCCTTGGCGGCCCTCCGCCGACAGCCACCGGCCGCCGAACCCGCACCCGCCGAGACGGCGGAGGTTCTCGGCCAGGCCTGA